A region of the Kribbella sp. NBC_01245 genome:
TGCTTCGCCACTCGCATTGACATCGAAGGTCACCCCGCTCCGCGCGTACTCCCCGGTATGACGCTCGAAGCCGTCCGGCACCTCGCCGTCGAAGGGTTCAGGTGTGCCCGGCATCACCAAACCGGCGTACTCGGCGAAGACCTCACGGAACAACGAGTTGAACAAGGCAGGCGCGGTCGGCGAGTTCGTCAGTAGGCAGACGGCGACCCGCGAGACCGGGTCGATCCGGAGAAAGGCCAGCTGCCCGACCGTCGTACCGTCATGGCCGTAGAGCAGCCGATCCCCCCAATCGTTCAACCGCCAAGTGAGTCCGACGCCCGCCATGCCCGTCGCGCCCGCAACCGGTACGGCGAGCTCCTGCATCGTGGCAACGGCCTCCGCATCGAGCAGGCGTACGCCGTCCCGCGTGACTCCGCCGTCGAGGTGGAACCGGGCGAACGCGAGCAGGTCCGCCGCGCTCTGCGTGATCAGGCCAACCGGCGTCAGACTTCGCGGCAGCATCCACGACTTCACCGCCAAGCCGTCGACCAGGCTGTGCCCGACGGCGGCCCGATGCAGGATCGCGTCCTCCGGAAGGGTGACGGTGTGCTCCAGCCCGAGCGGTTCGACCAGGCGCGCCTTGAGCGACTCGTCGAAGGTCCGGCCGTCGAGGACCTCGATGATCCGGCCGAGCACGGCGAACCCGCTGTTGCAGTACGAGTAGGCGGCACCAGGCTCGAAGATCTGCGCCACCTCCGGCAGCAACGCGACGTACTTCTCCAGGCAATCGTCACCACGCCCGGTATCAGTGAAGACGTCACCGTCGATCCCGCTGGTATGCATGAGCAACTGCCGCACGGTCACCCGGTCAGCCGTCGCGAAAGCCGCCTCCGGCAACAGCTTGGCCACCGTGTCGTCGAGCGCGAGCCGCCCTTCCGCGGCCAGCTGCATAACCATCGTGGCCGTCCACGGCTTGGTGATCGACCCGATCTGAAACACCGAGTCGCCCGTCACCTCAACCCCGGTAGCCCGACTCAGCACCCCGTACGGCACTACCGTCTGCTCGCCGTCGGCCCAAATCCCCAGCACGGCCCCCGGCACATCGGCGGCAGCAGCCAGCTCGGCCAGTCTCACGCTCCAGTCCGTCATGCCCGCTATTTCAGCACTGACTCCGGACGAAGCCGGTGAAGGCCCAGGTAGTTGGTGAAGGCCCAGCCGCTTCGCCCGTCGGCCCCCGCCCCGCTTCCCGCGCGACCTCGGCCGACGGCGCCGCTGGCGGGCCCGCGTGACATTAGGCGGTCTTGTGGCGGGCGCCGCCCTCGAGATGGACTGTCTCGCCGGAGATGAAGCCCGCGCGGAGTAGCCACATCACCGTGTCGACGACGTCGTCGGACTCGCCGTACCGTCCGACCAGCGTTCCAGCGGCACTCTTGCTCAGCAAGCCGGCCTTGCCGTCACCAAACCGGTCCCAGGCACCCGAGTCGACGACACCGGGCGAGATGGCGTTGACCCGCACCGGGGCGAGGTCCGCCGCGAGATGGCGAGCGACGTACTCGACCGCACCGTTGGTCACCCCCTTGACGAGCGAGCCTGGTCCCGGCCGCCACCCGACGACCCCGGAGAACAACACGATCGACCCGTTCGGCTGCAGCACCGGCGCGAAGTGCTTGGCGACCAGCATCGGTCCGATCACCTTCGCCGTGAACGCGGCCATCAGCTTGTCGTGATCCAGTTCGACAGCCCGAACGTCGTGCGGCGCTGAACCGGTCGTCACGATGTGGTCGATCCCATCCGCGAGCCGGGTGGCCGCGGCGGCCATCGTCGTCTCGTCCTGCAGATCGATTCGCACCGCGGTCGCGTTGATCTCGGCCGCCAGCGCCTCGGCGGCAGCCAGATCACGTGCACCGATCACCACGTCGTACCCGTCGTTCACCGCACGCCGCGCGATTGCCGCCCCCAGCGCCCGTGCACCGCCGATGACCAGAATCCGTTCCACTTCCGTCACTCCCTCTCGTAGGATCGGATCCTTACGGTATGGATTTGATACCGGTATCTTCAACGGAACTGGGAGCACCCATGGGCAAGGCGTACAACGTGATGGCGGCGACCTGTCCGAGCCGAACCGTGCTCCACCGCATCGGCGCCCGCTGGACCGTGTTCGTCGTCAACGCCCTCGCCGACGGCCCGCGCCGCTTCACCGACCTCAAAGCACACATCCAAGGCATCACCCCGAAGGTTCTGACCGAGACCCTCCGCTCCCTCGAAGTCGACGGCCTGATCAGCCGGCACGAGTACGCCGAAAACCCGCCACATGTCGAATACGCCCTGACGCCACTAGGACGCTCCCTCCTCGTCCCGCTCCGCGCCGTACGACTCTGGGCCGAACAGCACGTCCCCGACATCGAAGCCGCACGGGCTCGTCACGAGGACCAGACGCTGGCCTAACGGGTCGGCGCGGGTGGATAGGGTGCCACGCATGGGTGTGGCTGACGTGATTGCGCCGGGGTTGCGGGTCTTGTTCTGCGGAATCAACCCGGGCCTGGTCACGGCCGCTACTGGGCATCACTTTGCGCGGCCTGGGAATCGGTTTTGGCCGGCATTGCACAAGTCCGGGTTTACGCCCAGGTTGTTCCGGCCCGACGAGCAGGCTGAGCTGCTGCCGCTTGGGCTCGGCATCACGAACGTTGTCGCCCGCGAGAGCGCCAAGGCCGATGAGCTCACGCGGGCGGAGCTGGTCGAAGGAGGCGAGATCCTGGTTGCCAAGGTCCTGGAG
Encoded here:
- a CDS encoding serine hydrolase domain-containing protein, producing the protein MTDWSVRLAELAAAADVPGAVLGIWADGEQTVVPYGVLSRATGVEVTGDSVFQIGSITKPWTATMVMQLAAEGRLALDDTVAKLLPEAAFATADRVTVRQLLMHTSGIDGDVFTDTGRGDDCLEKYVALLPEVAQIFEPGAAYSYCNSGFAVLGRIIEVLDGRTFDESLKARLVEPLGLEHTVTLPEDAILHRAAVGHSLVDGLAVKSWMLPRSLTPVGLITQSAADLLAFARFHLDGGVTRDGVRLLDAEAVATMQELAVPVAGATGMAGVGLTWRLNDWGDRLLYGHDGTTVGQLAFLRIDPVSRVAVCLLTNSPTAPALFNSLFREVFAEYAGLVMPGTPEPFDGEVPDGFERHTGEYARSGVTFDVNASGEAGVNGGPAVVVRATGDRADLADFPERTYDLAPADASGDRFLLREGPDQPWTSFEFREFPDGAPYVFSSGRVTPKVP
- a CDS encoding SDR family oxidoreductase, translated to MERILVIGGARALGAAIARRAVNDGYDVVIGARDLAAAEALAAEINATAVRIDLQDETTMAAAATRLADGIDHIVTTGSAPHDVRAVELDHDKLMAAFTAKVIGPMLVAKHFAPVLQPNGSIVLFSGVVGWRPGPGSLVKGVTNGAVEYVARHLAADLAPVRVNAISPGVVDSGAWDRFGDGKAGLLSKSAAGTLVGRYGESDDVVDTVMWLLRAGFISGETVHLEGGARHKTA
- a CDS encoding winged helix-turn-helix transcriptional regulator, giving the protein MGKAYNVMAATCPSRTVLHRIGARWTVFVVNALADGPRRFTDLKAHIQGITPKVLTETLRSLEVDGLISRHEYAENPPHVEYALTPLGRSLLVPLRAVRLWAEQHVPDIEAARARHEDQTLA
- the mug gene encoding G/U mismatch-specific DNA glycosylase, which gives rise to MGVADVIAPGLRVLFCGINPGLVTAATGHHFARPGNRFWPALHKSGFTPRLFRPDEQAELLPLGLGITNVVARESAKADELTRAELVEGGEILVAKVLEYRPKWLAVVGVTAYRDAFGERKAGMGRQERRIGDTRVWILPNPSGLNAHYTADTLAAAFAELREAAD